The Saccharopolyspora gloriosae genome window below encodes:
- a CDS encoding YgfZ/GcvT domain-containing protein, with protein sequence MNSPLLELPGAVAAPEEASLDTSLDVGVAWHFGDPFAEQRSATRSAVVVDRSNRAIIAVPGEERLSWLHLVLSQHLTELPEGQGTEALVLDSQGHIDCHAMVAHHDGVVYLDTEAAARASSALPSMGVDGKQSLLEYLEAMRFWSKVEPRDASGEFALLSVLGPDAVDLLGKAGVSSVPTAPYEVVGLPGGGFARAVPFRGLYTVDLVVPRDSLVDWWTRLTDAGVRPAGTMAYEALRVEALRPRVGVDTDERAIPHEMGWIHTAAHVAKGCYRGQETVAKVHNVGKPPRRMVLLHLDGSVEIRPETGDPVWHGERKVGRVGSVVLHHELGPVVLALLKRTAPVDVELVAGDAEQDRAVAAAVDPDSVPPDTGEPPGRIAAQGLRGR encoded by the coding sequence ATGAACTCACCCCTGCTGGAGCTGCCCGGAGCCGTCGCGGCCCCGGAGGAGGCCTCGCTGGACACCTCGCTTGACGTGGGTGTGGCGTGGCACTTCGGCGACCCGTTCGCCGAGCAGCGCTCGGCGACGCGATCCGCGGTGGTGGTCGACCGGTCGAACCGCGCGATCATCGCGGTTCCCGGCGAGGAGCGGCTGAGCTGGCTGCACCTGGTGCTCTCGCAGCACCTCACGGAACTGCCCGAGGGCCAGGGCACCGAGGCGCTGGTGCTCGACAGCCAGGGCCACATCGACTGCCACGCGATGGTCGCCCACCACGACGGCGTGGTGTACCTGGACACCGAGGCGGCGGCGCGAGCTTCCAGCGCGCTGCCCTCGATGGGGGTGGACGGCAAGCAGTCGCTGCTGGAGTACCTGGAGGCCATGCGCTTCTGGTCGAAGGTCGAACCGCGCGACGCCTCCGGCGAGTTCGCGCTGCTGAGCGTGCTCGGCCCGGACGCGGTGGACCTGCTCGGCAAGGCGGGCGTGAGCTCGGTGCCGACGGCCCCGTACGAGGTGGTGGGCCTGCCCGGCGGCGGCTTCGCGCGCGCCGTGCCGTTCCGCGGGCTGTACACGGTGGACCTGGTGGTGCCGCGGGATTCGCTGGTCGACTGGTGGACGCGGTTGACCGACGCGGGCGTGCGCCCGGCGGGCACGATGGCCTACGAGGCGCTGCGCGTGGAGGCGCTGCGCCCGCGGGTCGGCGTCGACACCGACGAGCGGGCGATCCCGCACGAGATGGGCTGGATCCACACCGCCGCGCACGTCGCGAAGGGCTGCTACCGGGGCCAGGAGACGGTGGCCAAGGTGCACAACGTGGGCAAGCCGCCGCGGCGCATGGTGCTGCTGCACCTGGACGGTTCGGTGGAGATCCGCCCGGAGACCGGTGATCCGGTGTGGCACGGCGAGCGCAAGGTCGGCCGGGTCGGCTCGGTGGTGCTGCACCACGAGCTGGGCCCGGTGGTGCTGGCGCTGCTGAAGCGGACCGCGCCGGTGGACGTGGAGCTCGTCGCGGGCGACGCCGAGCAGGACCGGGCCGTCGCGGCGGCCGTCGACCCGGATTCGGTGCCGCCGGACACCGGGGAGCCGCCGGGCCGGATCGCCGCGCAAGGTCTCCGCGGGCGCTGA